The Vigna unguiculata cultivar IT97K-499-35 chromosome 6, ASM411807v1, whole genome shotgun sequence genome contains a region encoding:
- the LOC114187516 gene encoding E3 ubiquitin-protein ligase UPL6 isoform X1: MFFSGDPSTRKRVDLGGRSSKERDRKNLLEQTRLERNRRLWLRQQNSAALRIQKCFRGRKVVRTEQSKLREKFLSIYGENCQNLDRNAFGPDSDFLRQFLYFFNAENIDDFLILVQICRLLQQFVQESGDVVQLFAAEDYLSRCALVNYRVKQFVYTCIRAVHHNRYYLKDQLLLTLKESNTSAIPLLEVLVLLIDPKLPWSCKIVSSLSKNSAFSLLREIILTGKDNAENCIYSEKGSSLERVLTVVTCHIGQKPCICSPTDPVYSFSSQILSIPFLWHVFPNLKQVFAKQGLGQHYVHQMATWLPNLMNSLPNDISDEFPTYACLLGNILETGGIALSRPDCSFDMAVDLASVTTFLLESYPSPTRSDGRENSKIADDEMTGEDEVMEVVLDGKLNQQISNAIDTRFLLQLTTILFRDFSSANGSDREPEDREVAAVGAVCGFLHVIFNTLPLEKIMTVLAYRTELVPILWNFMKRCHENKKWSSLSERLSYLSGDAPGWLLPLSVFCPVYKHMLMIVDNEEYYEQEKPLSLKDIKSLITLLRQALWQLLWVNHTTSANSVKSGPVSTAVKKQFEAIQQRVSIVVSELLSQLQDWNNRRQFTSPSDFHADGVNDYFISQAVIENTRANEILKQAPFLIPFTSRAKIFTSQLAAARQRQGSQAVFTRNRFKIRRNHILEDAYNQMSQLSEDDLRGLIRVAFVNEFGVEEAGIDGGGIFKDFMENITRAAFDVQYGLFKETADHLLYPNPGSGMIHEQHLQFFHFLGTLLAKAMFEGILVDLPFATFFLSKLKQKHNYLNDLPSLDPELYRHLIFLKHYEGDISELELYFVIVNNEYGEQTEEELLPGGKNIRVTNENVITFIHLVANHRLNFQIRQQSSHFLRGFQQLIQKDWIDMFNEHELQLLISGSLDSLDVDDLRQHTNYAGGYHSEHYVIEMFWEVLKGFSLENKKNFLKFVTGCSRGPLLGFRYLEPLFCIQRAGGNASEEALDRLPTSATCMNLLKLPPYKSKEQLETKLLYAINADAGFDLS, encoded by the exons ATGTTTTTCAGCGGCGATCCGTCTACTCGTAAGCGTGTTGATTTAGGCGGTCGCAGCTCGAAAGAACGGGACAGAAAGAATCTTCTTGAACAAACACGATTAGAGCGGAACCGGCGTTTGTGGTTGCGCCAGCAGAACTCTGCTGCACTCAGGATTCAG AAATGCTTCAGAGGAAGAAAAGTTGTCAGAACAGAACAGTCTAAATTACGAGAGAAATTTCTTAGCATCTATGGGGAGAACTGTCAGAATTTAGACAG GAATGCTTTTGGTCCAGATTCTGATTTCCTCCGTCAGTTCCTCTATTTCTTTAATGCAGAAaatattgatgattttttaattcttgTGCAAATTTGCCGATTGCTTCAACAGTTTGTTCAAGAGAGTG GGGATGTCGTCCAACTTTTTGCTGCTGAGGACTACTTGTCCAGGTGTGCTTTGGTGAACTATCGAGTGAAGCAATTTGTATATACTTGTATTCGTGCTGTACATCATAATAG GTATTACTTGAAGGATCAGCTTTTATTAACTTTGAAGGAATCTAATACATCGGCTATTCCTTTGTTGGAAGTCTTAGTATTGTTGATAGATCCCAAACTGCCATGGAGCTGTAAAATAGTATCAAGTCTGTCTAAAAACAGTGCATTTAGTCTACTTAGAGAGATTATTCTTACAGGAAAG GATAATGCTGAAAATTGTATTTACAGTGAAAAAGGATCATCATTGGAGCGTGTGCTTACTGTTGTAACATGCCACATTGGTCAGAAGCCATGTATCTGTTCACCTACTGATCCAGTATATAGCTTCTCATCACAGATCCTTTCAATTCCTTTCTTGTGGCATGTTTTTCCAAACTTAAAACAG GTATTTGCAAAACAGGGCCTGGGCCAACATTACGTTCATCAGATGGCAACATGGTTACCAAATCTGATGAATTCTCTTCCTAATGATATATCAGATGAATTTCCTACCTATGCCTGTCTTCTTGGAAATATATTAGAAACTGGTGGAATTGCTTTGTCTCGACCTGACTGTTCATTTGATATG GCCGTAGACCTTGCTTCTGTTACTACATTTTTGCTGGAATCATATCCATCTCCTACAAGATCTGATGGTAGGGAGA ATTCTAAAATTGCTGATGATGAAATGACTGGCGAAGATGAGGTCATGGAAGTAGTTTTGGATGGGAAATTGAATCAACAAATTTCTAATGCCATTGATACTCGCTTCCTTCTGCAACTG ACAACTATATTATTTAGAGATTTTTCATCTGCAAATGGTTCAGATCGCGAGCCAGAGGACAGGGAGGTTGCAGCTGTTGGCGCCGTTTGTGGATTTTTACATGTAATCTTCAACACATTGCCACTTGAAAAGATTATGACTGTACTTGCCTACAGAACTGAACTTGTTCCTATACTTTGGAATTTTATGAAACGTTGCCATGAGAACAAAAAATGGTCATCTTTGTCTGAACGGTTATCATACCTGTCCGGCGATGCACCAGGTTGGCTGTTGCCACTTTCTGTATTCTGTCCTGTTTACAA GCATATGCTCATGATAGTTGATAATGAGGAGTATTATGAGCAAGAGAAACCACTATCACTGAAGGATATTAAAAGCCTTATCACTCTGCTAAGGCAG GCTCTGTGGCAGTTATTGTGGGTGAATCATACAACGTCTGCCAATTCGGTAAAATCTGGTCCAGTCAGCACAGCAGTTAAAAAGCAGTTCGAAGCTATTCAACAGAGGGTTAGCATTGTAGTTTCTGAGCTTCTGTCCCAG CTGCAAGATTGGAACAACAGAAGACAGTTTACATCACCCAGTGACTTTCATGCTGATGGGGTGAATGACTACTTTATCTCTCAG GCCGTTATAGAAAATACACGAGCAAATGAAATTTTGAAGCAGGCTCCTTTCTTGATACCATTTACTAGCAGGGCTAAAATTTTCACT TCTCAACTAGCTGCTGCTAGGCAGAGACAGGGATCTCAGGCTGTTTTTACTAGAAACCGGTTCAAAATACGTCGGAATCATATTTTGGAAGATGCCTACAATCAAATGAGCCAGCTGTCAGAAGATGACCTTCGAGGACTG ATTCGTGTGGCTTTTGTTAATGAATTTGGAGTTGAAGAGGCAGGAATAGATGGAGGTGGAATATTCAAAGATTTCATGGAGAACATCACACGTGCTGCATTCGATGTGCAATATGGATTATTTAAG GAGACAGCAGATCACCTGCTTTATCCTAATCCTGGATCAGGAATGATACATGAACAACATCTCCAATTTTTCCATTTCCTTGGTACTCTTCTTGCAAAG GCTATGTTTGAAGGGATTCTGGTTGATTTACCATTTGCTACTTTCTTTTTGAgcaaattgaaacaaaa GCACAACTATCTAAATGACTTGCCTTCCCTGGATCCAGAACTATATCgtcatcttatttttcttaag CATTATGAGGGTGACATTTCGGAGTTGGAACTATATTTTGTTATAGTAAACAACGAATACGGAGAGCAAACAGAAGAGGAGCTGCTTCCAGGGGGAAAGAACATCCGTGTTACTAATGAGAACGTCATTACTTTTATTCATCTTGTAGCCAATCACCGCTTGAATTTTCAG ATACGTCAACAAAGTTCTCATTTCCTGAGAGGATTTCAGCAACTTATTCAGAAGGATTGGATTGATATGTTCAATGAGCATGAACTTCAG CTTTTGATATCAGGGTCACTTGACAGCTTGGATGTTGATGATTTGCGGCAGCATACGAACTATGCAGGAGGCTATCATAGT GAACATTATGTTATTGAAATGTTCTGGGAAGTTCTCAAAGGcttttcattagaaaacaagaaaaactttTTGAA GTTTGTGACAGGTTGCTCTCGGGGACCATTGCTTGGATTCCGATATCTTGAACCTTTGTTTTGCATACAAAG GGCCGGTGGTAATGCTTCGGAGGAAGCTCTTGACCGATTACCGACATCAGCCACCTGTATGAATTTATTAAAGCTTCCACCTTATAAAAG TAAAGAGCAACTGGAAACCAAATTATTGTATGCCATAAATGCTGACGCTGGGTTTGATTTGAGTTAA
- the LOC114187516 gene encoding E3 ubiquitin-protein ligase UPL6 isoform X2: MFFSGDPSTRKRVDLGGRSSKERDRKNLLEQTRLERNRRLWLRQQNSAALRIQKCFRGRKVVRTEQSKLREKFLSIYGENCQNLDRNAFGPDSDFLRQFLYFFNAENIDDFLILVQICRLLQQFVQESGDVVQLFAAEDYLSRCALVNYRVKQFVYTCIRAVHHNRYYLKDQLLLTLKESNTSAIPLLEVLVLLIDPKLPWSCKIVSSLSKNSAFSLLREIILTGKDNAENCIYSEKGSSLERVLTVVTCHIGQKPCICSPTDPVYSFSSQILSIPFLWHVFPNLKQVFAKQGLGQHYVHQMATWLPNLMNSLPNDISDEFPTYACLLGNILETGGIALSRPDCSFDMAVDLASVTTFLLESYPSPTRSDDSKIADDEMTGEDEVMEVVLDGKLNQQISNAIDTRFLLQLTTILFRDFSSANGSDREPEDREVAAVGAVCGFLHVIFNTLPLEKIMTVLAYRTELVPILWNFMKRCHENKKWSSLSERLSYLSGDAPGWLLPLSVFCPVYKHMLMIVDNEEYYEQEKPLSLKDIKSLITLLRQALWQLLWVNHTTSANSVKSGPVSTAVKKQFEAIQQRVSIVVSELLSQLQDWNNRRQFTSPSDFHADGVNDYFISQAVIENTRANEILKQAPFLIPFTSRAKIFTSQLAAARQRQGSQAVFTRNRFKIRRNHILEDAYNQMSQLSEDDLRGLIRVAFVNEFGVEEAGIDGGGIFKDFMENITRAAFDVQYGLFKETADHLLYPNPGSGMIHEQHLQFFHFLGTLLAKAMFEGILVDLPFATFFLSKLKQKHNYLNDLPSLDPELYRHLIFLKHYEGDISELELYFVIVNNEYGEQTEEELLPGGKNIRVTNENVITFIHLVANHRLNFQIRQQSSHFLRGFQQLIQKDWIDMFNEHELQLLISGSLDSLDVDDLRQHTNYAGGYHSEHYVIEMFWEVLKGFSLENKKNFLKFVTGCSRGPLLGFRYLEPLFCIQRAGGNASEEALDRLPTSATCMNLLKLPPYKSKEQLETKLLYAINADAGFDLS; encoded by the exons ATGTTTTTCAGCGGCGATCCGTCTACTCGTAAGCGTGTTGATTTAGGCGGTCGCAGCTCGAAAGAACGGGACAGAAAGAATCTTCTTGAACAAACACGATTAGAGCGGAACCGGCGTTTGTGGTTGCGCCAGCAGAACTCTGCTGCACTCAGGATTCAG AAATGCTTCAGAGGAAGAAAAGTTGTCAGAACAGAACAGTCTAAATTACGAGAGAAATTTCTTAGCATCTATGGGGAGAACTGTCAGAATTTAGACAG GAATGCTTTTGGTCCAGATTCTGATTTCCTCCGTCAGTTCCTCTATTTCTTTAATGCAGAAaatattgatgattttttaattcttgTGCAAATTTGCCGATTGCTTCAACAGTTTGTTCAAGAGAGTG GGGATGTCGTCCAACTTTTTGCTGCTGAGGACTACTTGTCCAGGTGTGCTTTGGTGAACTATCGAGTGAAGCAATTTGTATATACTTGTATTCGTGCTGTACATCATAATAG GTATTACTTGAAGGATCAGCTTTTATTAACTTTGAAGGAATCTAATACATCGGCTATTCCTTTGTTGGAAGTCTTAGTATTGTTGATAGATCCCAAACTGCCATGGAGCTGTAAAATAGTATCAAGTCTGTCTAAAAACAGTGCATTTAGTCTACTTAGAGAGATTATTCTTACAGGAAAG GATAATGCTGAAAATTGTATTTACAGTGAAAAAGGATCATCATTGGAGCGTGTGCTTACTGTTGTAACATGCCACATTGGTCAGAAGCCATGTATCTGTTCACCTACTGATCCAGTATATAGCTTCTCATCACAGATCCTTTCAATTCCTTTCTTGTGGCATGTTTTTCCAAACTTAAAACAG GTATTTGCAAAACAGGGCCTGGGCCAACATTACGTTCATCAGATGGCAACATGGTTACCAAATCTGATGAATTCTCTTCCTAATGATATATCAGATGAATTTCCTACCTATGCCTGTCTTCTTGGAAATATATTAGAAACTGGTGGAATTGCTTTGTCTCGACCTGACTGTTCATTTGATATG GCCGTAGACCTTGCTTCTGTTACTACATTTTTGCTGGAATCATATCCATCTCCTACAAGATCTGATG ATTCTAAAATTGCTGATGATGAAATGACTGGCGAAGATGAGGTCATGGAAGTAGTTTTGGATGGGAAATTGAATCAACAAATTTCTAATGCCATTGATACTCGCTTCCTTCTGCAACTG ACAACTATATTATTTAGAGATTTTTCATCTGCAAATGGTTCAGATCGCGAGCCAGAGGACAGGGAGGTTGCAGCTGTTGGCGCCGTTTGTGGATTTTTACATGTAATCTTCAACACATTGCCACTTGAAAAGATTATGACTGTACTTGCCTACAGAACTGAACTTGTTCCTATACTTTGGAATTTTATGAAACGTTGCCATGAGAACAAAAAATGGTCATCTTTGTCTGAACGGTTATCATACCTGTCCGGCGATGCACCAGGTTGGCTGTTGCCACTTTCTGTATTCTGTCCTGTTTACAA GCATATGCTCATGATAGTTGATAATGAGGAGTATTATGAGCAAGAGAAACCACTATCACTGAAGGATATTAAAAGCCTTATCACTCTGCTAAGGCAG GCTCTGTGGCAGTTATTGTGGGTGAATCATACAACGTCTGCCAATTCGGTAAAATCTGGTCCAGTCAGCACAGCAGTTAAAAAGCAGTTCGAAGCTATTCAACAGAGGGTTAGCATTGTAGTTTCTGAGCTTCTGTCCCAG CTGCAAGATTGGAACAACAGAAGACAGTTTACATCACCCAGTGACTTTCATGCTGATGGGGTGAATGACTACTTTATCTCTCAG GCCGTTATAGAAAATACACGAGCAAATGAAATTTTGAAGCAGGCTCCTTTCTTGATACCATTTACTAGCAGGGCTAAAATTTTCACT TCTCAACTAGCTGCTGCTAGGCAGAGACAGGGATCTCAGGCTGTTTTTACTAGAAACCGGTTCAAAATACGTCGGAATCATATTTTGGAAGATGCCTACAATCAAATGAGCCAGCTGTCAGAAGATGACCTTCGAGGACTG ATTCGTGTGGCTTTTGTTAATGAATTTGGAGTTGAAGAGGCAGGAATAGATGGAGGTGGAATATTCAAAGATTTCATGGAGAACATCACACGTGCTGCATTCGATGTGCAATATGGATTATTTAAG GAGACAGCAGATCACCTGCTTTATCCTAATCCTGGATCAGGAATGATACATGAACAACATCTCCAATTTTTCCATTTCCTTGGTACTCTTCTTGCAAAG GCTATGTTTGAAGGGATTCTGGTTGATTTACCATTTGCTACTTTCTTTTTGAgcaaattgaaacaaaa GCACAACTATCTAAATGACTTGCCTTCCCTGGATCCAGAACTATATCgtcatcttatttttcttaag CATTATGAGGGTGACATTTCGGAGTTGGAACTATATTTTGTTATAGTAAACAACGAATACGGAGAGCAAACAGAAGAGGAGCTGCTTCCAGGGGGAAAGAACATCCGTGTTACTAATGAGAACGTCATTACTTTTATTCATCTTGTAGCCAATCACCGCTTGAATTTTCAG ATACGTCAACAAAGTTCTCATTTCCTGAGAGGATTTCAGCAACTTATTCAGAAGGATTGGATTGATATGTTCAATGAGCATGAACTTCAG CTTTTGATATCAGGGTCACTTGACAGCTTGGATGTTGATGATTTGCGGCAGCATACGAACTATGCAGGAGGCTATCATAGT GAACATTATGTTATTGAAATGTTCTGGGAAGTTCTCAAAGGcttttcattagaaaacaagaaaaactttTTGAA GTTTGTGACAGGTTGCTCTCGGGGACCATTGCTTGGATTCCGATATCTTGAACCTTTGTTTTGCATACAAAG GGCCGGTGGTAATGCTTCGGAGGAAGCTCTTGACCGATTACCGACATCAGCCACCTGTATGAATTTATTAAAGCTTCCACCTTATAAAAG TAAAGAGCAACTGGAAACCAAATTATTGTATGCCATAAATGCTGACGCTGGGTTTGATTTGAGTTAA